In Quercus robur chromosome 11, dhQueRobu3.1, whole genome shotgun sequence, the following proteins share a genomic window:
- the LOC126706938 gene encoding uncharacterized protein LOC126706938 isoform X3 — protein MAIPCASSLKIFPLSSFSRCFPPKPDHDSSTFSSSPSPYVPMTHSEKPSKLIKNSFNSSFRLSYRFSAVEDEYDDDDTSDNCSFDEAVMLFNDREYYKCHDYLEALWNMAQEPTRTLIHGILQCAVGFHHLFNQNHKGAMMELGEGLCKLRKMNFVSGPFHQFEQEISAVLDFIYQTQIELAACEH, from the exons ATGGCGATCCCATGTGCATCATCTCTGAAGATATTTCCTCTTTCATCGTTCTCTCGTTGTTTTCCTCCTAAACCTGATCATGATTCCTCCACCTTTTCTTCATCACCATCTCCATATGTCCCCATGACTCATTCTGAAAAGCCTTCCAAACTCATAAAAAACTCTTTCAACTCCTCCTTTCGCCTTTCATATCGATTCTCTGCTGTAGAAGACgaatatgatgatgatgacaccAGTGATAACTGTAGTTTTGACGAAGCTGTCATGCTCTTCAATGACAGAGAATACTATAAATGCCATGACTATCTTGAAGCTCTCTGGAATATGGCCCAAGAGCCTACCAGAACTCTTATTCATGGCATTCTACAATGTGCTGTAGGATTTCACCACCTCTTTAACCAG AACCATAAAGGAGCCATGATGGAGCTAGGAGAGGGACTCTGTAAGctaagaaaaatgaattttgtgaGTGGACCATTTCATCAGTTTGAGCAAGAGATTTCTGCAGTTCTTGATTTTATTTACCAGACCCAGATTGAATTAGCTGCCTGTGA GCACTGA
- the LOC126706938 gene encoding uncharacterized protein LOC126706938 isoform X1 translates to MAIPCASSLKIFPLSSFSRCFPPKPDHDSSTFSSSPSPYVPMTHSEKPSKLIKNSFNSSFRLSYRFSAVEDEYDDDDTSDNCSFDEAVMLFNDREYYKCHDYLEALWNMAQEPTRTLIHGILQCAVGFHHLFNQNHKGAMMELGEGLCKLRKMNFVSGPFHQFEQEISAVLDFIYQTQIELAACTDDLCLTMDRSERSYQLLGGYGAGQHLYSLQSDPNQIVYIMFCPQRSYGTNMAPRVKLPILNATKEHLLAFEYR, encoded by the exons ATGGCGATCCCATGTGCATCATCTCTGAAGATATTTCCTCTTTCATCGTTCTCTCGTTGTTTTCCTCCTAAACCTGATCATGATTCCTCCACCTTTTCTTCATCACCATCTCCATATGTCCCCATGACTCATTCTGAAAAGCCTTCCAAACTCATAAAAAACTCTTTCAACTCCTCCTTTCGCCTTTCATATCGATTCTCTGCTGTAGAAGACgaatatgatgatgatgacaccAGTGATAACTGTAGTTTTGACGAAGCTGTCATGCTCTTCAATGACAGAGAATACTATAAATGCCATGACTATCTTGAAGCTCTCTGGAATATGGCCCAAGAGCCTACCAGAACTCTTATTCATGGCATTCTACAATGTGCTGTAGGATTTCACCACCTCTTTAACCAG AACCATAAAGGAGCCATGATGGAGCTAGGAGAGGGACTCTGTAAGctaagaaaaatgaattttgtgaGTGGACCATTTCATCAGTTTGAGCAAGAGATTTCTGCAGTTCTTGATTTTATTTACCAGACCCAGATTGAATTAGCTGCCT GCACTGATGATCTTTGTCTTACAATGGATCGATCAGAGAGATCATACCAACTTCTAGGGGGCTACGGCGCTGGACAACATCTATATAGTCTTCAAAGTGACCCTAATCAAATAGTGTACATTATGTTCTGCCCCCAGAGGTCTTATGGTACCAATATGGCACCAAGGGTAAAGCTTCCGATCCTTAATGCAACCAAAGAACACCTCCTAGCCTTCGAGTATAGATGA
- the LOC126705796 gene encoding uncharacterized protein LOC126705796 has product MERREKKSEHRKRKRKPENNKSLQLLQHADAYTIFSLLLAAIHNSDTPSSLSLIKKCLIKLKPTFLSQNPNPNPILSLLPFLLTSKSAEIVCYSAEIVGALSLYSLELNEQVGLDGEIVKSLVLALGSWKKRRVLMAACNAVLDMATTPVARQCLLRFFALESLMSGFLQVPKSSVMQVYLCTLDDGTVDDGSVACLKIGFEDDELPVLLLTASIILINSCNIELLGKIPRNLSETFLAFLKNLWAEVHNQILLANTMKSSQEGQYVMSNIRVNNLAESIFRLSINSSEVATTLPVEVVKRSIFGLTKSSFENFMLSHWEVSPFLIRKLSRALNEKDDVFSSFIKSLGLIETDPSFLSSILRNLVSCFPIASDELDVLSFLKEVRNILGCPIIYQQDIRVLRTERKTKREVHFFQESLDSCCKKDCQFFNIDDFLKCEEAYKEGYTVALRGVEFRFKCIAAIANGLASIFGQPSVGVNMYLTPPNSQGLARHFDDHCVFVFQLFGTKQWTVFSQPNVQLPRLYGPDNLHDAEVENSVTKCRKILLKEGDILYIPRGVLHEACTDNGGPNESAACSLHLTLGIEVEPPFEWEGFAHVALCCWNQRQPHDAPSSESVLEFLDVISVNLLHVAIGQIGDSDPTFRKACLVGAMSLPSDTSYRLDQNQKTIFSHLINKIDTESGFLDSLRTIEVAMQKNEDPFQRIRWLQLLNADGETTGHDWNFSFMEASKLFPLCVEHKDKAEEAFMHVKSRFCDEVSFGDVLDCYKLLLEKYRKARKQYMNGMISLQCTS; this is encoded by the exons ATGGAGAGGCGCGAGAAGAAGAGCGAACACcgaaagaggaaaagaaaaccCGAAAATAACAAAAGCCTTCAACTTCTTCAACATGCCGATGCTTACACCATCTTCTCTCTATTGCTCGCAGCAATCCACAACTCTGACACACCCAGTTCCCTCTCTTTGATCAAGAAATGCCTCATCAAACTCAAACCCACTTTTCTTTCACAGAACCCAAACCCCAACCCCATCCTCTCTTTGCTTCCATTCCTTCTCACTTCCAA aAGTGCAGAAATAGTGTGTTACAGTGCTGAAATTGTGGGGGCATTGTCTCTGTACTCGCTGGAGTTGAACGAACAGGTTGGTTTGGATGGTGAGATTGTGAAAAGTTTGGTCTTGGCATTGGGGAGTTGGAAGAAAAGGAGAGTGTTGATGGCTGCCTGCAATGCTGTTTTGGATATGGCGACAACCCCAGTTGCTAGGCAATGCCTGCTGAGGTTTTTCGCTTTGGAGAGTCTAAT GTCTGGATTCCTTCAGGTTCCTAAATCTTCAGTGATGCAAGTATATCTATGTACTTTGGATGATGGAACTGTAGATGATGGAAGTGTTGCCTGTCTCAAGATCGGGTTTGAGGATGATGAACTTCCAGTGTTACTTCTTACTGCATCTATAATTCTCATTAATTCCTGCAACATTGAGCTATTGGGAAAGATCCCAAGAAACCTCTCCGAAACTttcttggcctttttgaaaaatctatGGGCTGAAGTGCATAATCAAATATTGCTTGCCAACACCATGAAGTCTAGCCAAGAGGGACAGTATGTTATGAGTAACATTAGAGTTAATAATCTGGCAGAAAGCATCTTTAGGCTTTCTATCAATAGTAGTGAAGTTGCAACAACTCTTCCTGTTGAGGTTGTTAAAAGAAGTATTTTTGGTTTGACTAAGTctagttttgaaaatttcatgttAAGTCATTGGGAGGTATCACCCTTTCTCATAAGAAAACTTTCGAGGGCTTTAAATGAAAAAGATGATGtttttagttcatttataaagtCTCTAGGTTTGATTGAAACAgatccttcttttctttcttcaatccTTCGAAATTTAGTTTCTTGTTTTCCTATTGCTTCAGATGAACTAGATGTCCTTAGTTTCTTAAAGGAAGTGAGAAATATATTGGGTTGTCCTATAATCTATCAGCAGGACATTCGAGTTTTAAGAACAGAAAGGAAAACGAAAAGAGAAGTGCATTTCTTTCAGGAGAGTCTGGACTCTTGCTGCAAAAAAGATTGTCAATTTTTTAACATTGACGATTTTTTGAAATGTGAAGAAGCATATAAAGAAGGTTATACAGTTGCTCTTCGTGGCGTGGAATTTCGCTTCAAGTGTATTGCTGCTATTGCAAATGGATTAGCATCTATTTTTGGTCAACCATCTGTAGGTGTCAATATGTATTTGACACCACCCAATTCTCAAGGGTTGGCTCGTCACTTTGATGACCATTGTGTGTTTGTTTTCCAACTTTTTGGAACTAAACAATGGACAGTTTTTTCTCAGCCGAATGTGCAGTTACCTCGCCTCTATGGTCCTGATAACCTACATGATGCAGAGGTTGAGAATTCAGTGACCAAGTGCCGCAAAATTTTGCTGAAGGAAGGTGATATTTTGTATATTCCCAGAGGTGTTCTTCATGAGGCATGTACAGATAATGGTGGTCCCAATGAGTCCGCTGCATGTTCCTTACATCTTACACTTGGTATTGAGGTTGAACCTCCTTTTGA GTGGGAAGGATTTGCTCATGTTGCGCTTTGTTGCTGGAACCAAAGGCAACCTCACGATGCCCCTTCTTCTGAGTCTGTGTTAGAATTTCTTGATGTTATTTCTGTGAATCTCTTGCATGTTGCAATTGGGCAAATAGGAGATTCTGATCCTACCTTCCGGAAGGCTTGTTTGGTTGGTGCAATGTCTTTGCCATCAGACACCAGTTATAGGCTTGATCAGAATCAGAAAACCATTTTCAGTCACTTGATTAATAAGATCGATACAGAGTCCGGGTTTTTGGATTCTCTGAGGACTATAGAAGTTGCAATGCAGAAAAATGAAGATCCCTTTCAACGGATCAGATGGCTCCAGCTTCTCAATGCAGATGGAGAAACCACTGGACATGattggaatttttcttttatggagGCCTCTAAGTTATTCCCTTTATGCGTTGAACACAAAGACAAGGCAGAGGAAGCATTTATGCATGTAAAGTCTAGGTTTTGTGATGAGGTGTCATTTGGGGATGTATTAGATTGCTATAAATTGCTGCTTGAAAAGTACAGGAAGGCCAGAAAGCAATATATGAATGGAATGATTTCACTGCAATGCAcatcttga